One window from the genome of Corynebacterium sp. SCR221107 encodes:
- a CDS encoding GntR family transcriptional regulator has translation MVDTPLELPARALTDGSSTPKHAQLREILEELCRDHLRPGDMLPGERILEETYGVSRITVRRAIGDLVASGLLRRARGKGTFVAHAPMVARQHLASFSQEMALQNLEATSKILASAWTTAPNEISVFFDSAPDAPHTHLRRLRLGDGEPLAIDDAWYNSRFAPDLLENDIYKSVYSILEAHYAVPITDAEQIITAVAADEDVARLLDIDPGTPLLKVIRKARSEARPIEWCTSLYRTDRYSLSTVVTKE, from the coding sequence ATGGTCGATACTCCGCTGGAGTTGCCCGCCAGGGCCCTGACTGACGGATCGAGCACTCCCAAGCACGCTCAACTCAGGGAAATATTGGAAGAGCTCTGCCGCGATCACCTACGCCCAGGTGACATGCTCCCCGGCGAGCGCATCCTGGAGGAAACCTACGGGGTAAGCCGCATCACCGTCCGCCGCGCCATCGGCGACCTCGTCGCCAGCGGATTGCTGCGTCGCGCGCGCGGCAAAGGCACCTTCGTCGCCCATGCACCCATGGTCGCCCGTCAGCACCTGGCATCCTTCAGCCAAGAAATGGCCCTCCAAAACCTCGAAGCCACCTCCAAGATCTTGGCCTCCGCGTGGACCACCGCGCCGAACGAAATCTCCGTCTTCTTCGACTCAGCACCTGATGCCCCGCACACCCACCTGCGCCGCCTGCGCCTAGGCGATGGCGAGCCACTGGCCATCGACGACGCCTGGTACAACTCCCGCTTCGCGCCTGACCTGCTCGAAAACGATATCTACAAATCCGTCTACTCCATCCTCGAGGCGCACTACGCAGTACCTATCACCGACGCCGAGCAGATCATCACGGCGGTCGCCGCCGACGAGGACGTCGCCCGGCTGCTTGACATCGATCCCGGCACCCCCTTGCTCAAGGTCATCCGGAAGGCCCGATCCGAGGCCCGCCCCATCGAGTGGTGCACCAGCCTGTACCGCACCGACCGCTACTCGCTGTCGACGGTGGTCACCAAGGAGTGA
- a CDS encoding metallopeptidase family protein — translation MMEISDEDFEELVDQALAQIPEEVLERVTNVAILIEDYHPSSPYILGLYHGVALPERTFDHTGYLPDTITIYREALKHYCTSEEELVEQVRITVMHEIGHYFGLDDDDLHRLGYA, via the coding sequence ATGATGGAGATTTCCGACGAAGACTTTGAAGAACTCGTCGACCAGGCGCTGGCGCAGATCCCCGAGGAAGTCTTAGAGCGCGTCACCAACGTCGCGATCCTCATCGAGGACTACCACCCATCCTCCCCCTACATCCTCGGCCTCTACCACGGAGTCGCCCTCCCCGAGCGCACCTTTGACCACACCGGCTACCTGCCGGATACGATCACGATCTACCGCGAGGCGCTCAAGCACTACTGCACCAGCGAAGAGGAGCTAGTCGAGCAGGTGCGGATCACCGTCATGCACGAGATCGGACACTACTTCGGCCTCGACGACGATGACCTGCACCGGCTGGGGTATGCGTAG
- a CDS encoding septum formation family protein, protein MSTKRNSSVTARVVLSAALTAAAGLGGYAYTSMQENGGDTPTDTSASAGTTSTVAVASFTTADAGSCLTWDNSTGTVSGFEQTDCEAEHRFEVSSREDLSTYPNSEFGANASMPDLTRQAQLREELCLAPTLAYLGGTFDQLGKYSVASILPPQAAWDQGDRTLLCGVQATDEAGHVIATVGKAATQDQSRVYQAGTCVSIDAASATYQVDCGVDHQLETTLIVDLLPVFPQGTPTVEDQDNYLREVCTQAARDYLGGDDPLYYSTLQPFWGTIQANSWTGGSHSVNCSLVFANADNSFGMLNGSAKGAFTINGNPPESRAERAPIVNPEALTAATPAAEPAAVTP, encoded by the coding sequence ATGAGCACGAAGCGCAATTCCTCGGTGACCGCCCGCGTCGTCCTGTCCGCGGCTCTGACCGCCGCAGCCGGTCTGGGTGGCTACGCCTACACCAGCATGCAGGAAAACGGTGGCGACACCCCCACCGACACCTCCGCCAGCGCCGGAACAACCTCCACGGTCGCGGTGGCCTCCTTCACCACCGCCGACGCCGGATCCTGCCTGACCTGGGATAACTCCACCGGCACCGTCAGTGGCTTCGAGCAGACCGACTGCGAGGCCGAACACCGCTTCGAGGTCTCGAGCCGGGAAGACCTGTCTACCTATCCGAACTCCGAGTTCGGGGCGAATGCCTCCATGCCGGATCTGACCCGACAGGCCCAGCTGCGTGAGGAGCTCTGCCTCGCGCCCACCCTGGCCTACCTGGGTGGCACCTTCGACCAGCTAGGCAAGTACTCGGTCGCGTCCATCCTGCCGCCACAAGCAGCCTGGGATCAAGGCGATCGCACCCTGTTGTGTGGCGTCCAGGCAACCGATGAGGCCGGCCACGTGATCGCAACCGTTGGCAAGGCGGCAACCCAGGATCAGTCCCGGGTGTATCAAGCAGGAACCTGCGTGAGCATCGACGCCGCCAGCGCCACCTACCAGGTCGATTGCGGTGTCGACCACCAGCTGGAGACCACCCTCATCGTCGATCTGTTGCCGGTGTTCCCGCAGGGAACCCCGACGGTCGAAGATCAAGACAACTACCTGCGCGAGGTCTGCACCCAGGCAGCCCGCGATTACCTCGGCGGCGATGACCCGCTCTACTACTCCACCCTGCAGCCCTTCTGGGGCACCATCCAGGCCAACTCCTGGACCGGGGGCTCGCACTCGGTGAACTGCTCGCTCGTGTTCGCCAATGCCGACAACTCCTTCGGAATGCTCAACGGCTCAGCGAAGGGTGCCTTCACGATTAACGGCAATCCGCCGGAGTCCCGCGCCGAGCGCGCCCCGATCGTCAATCCGGAGGCGCTCACAGCCGCCACCCCAGCCGCCGAGCCGGCTGCAGTTACCCCATAA